A single genomic interval of Armigeres subalbatus isolate Guangzhou_Male chromosome 1, GZ_Asu_2, whole genome shotgun sequence harbors:
- the LOC134213712 gene encoding ras-related protein Rab-35-like, which translates to MLLKTDGNVPNVYKLLIIGDSGVGKSSLLLRYADNIFPQQHQITIGVDFKIRTLTIHGERVKLQIWDTAGQERFRLITNSYYRGAHGVVIMYDVTNMRSFQHVKRWLREVEVNCRTTGEVYKLLVGNKNDNPQLKAVPPRDAKAFADLHGMEFIESSARECFNVDKVFKTIAKQLVRRQLKEDGQDWCFLEKESIMLSDPRVDSIKNQGFCC; encoded by the coding sequence ATGTTGCTGAAGACTGATGGAAATGTTCCCAACGTCTACAAGCTGCTCATCATCGGCGATAGTGGCGTCGGAAAATCGTCGTTGCTATTGCGGTATGCCGATAACATCTTCCCCCAGCAACACCAGATCACAATCGGCGTAGACTTCAAAATCCGAACACTGACCATTCACGGTGAGCGCGTTAAACTGCAAATCTGGGACACGGCCGGTCAGGAACGGTTTCGGCTGATCACCAACAGCTACTACCGAGGGGCGCACGGAGTGGTGATCATGTACGACGTGACCAATATGCGTTCGTTCCAGCACGTCAAACGGTGGCTGCGGGAGGTCGAAGTGAACTGCCGAACGACCGGCGAGGTGTACAAACTGCTGGTGGGAAACAAGAATGACAATCCTCAGCTGAAGGCGGTGCCGCCGAGGGACGCCAAGGCGTTCGCTGATTTGCACGGGATGGAATTTATCGAGTCATCGGCCAGGGAGTGTTTTAACGTGGATAAGGTTTTTAAGACGATCGCAAAACAGCTAGTACGGCGGCAATTGAAAGAGGACGGGCAAGATTGGTGTTTTCTAGAGAAAGAATCTATCATGCTGAGTGATCCCAGAGTCGACAGTATTAAGAACCAAGGATTCTGTTGTTAA